A genomic stretch from Gorilla gorilla gorilla isolate KB3781 chromosome 20, NHGRI_mGorGor1-v2.1_pri, whole genome shotgun sequence includes:
- the FIZ1 gene encoding flt3-interacting zinc finger protein 1 isoform X3, with the protein MEDNHILRLMQERSEAVWIGDGVRDGFLEKKARNDLPLGSEAFRIQGTRCVLSRKQSRLWRNWRKANVTGARRSRKCGSGEVWRVPDPGNTAVVHTGEKPYCCLVCELRFSSRSSLGRHLKRQHRGVLPSPLQPGPGLPALSAPCSVCCNVGPCSVCGGSGAGGGEGPEGAGAGLASWGLAEAAAAAAASLPPFACGACARRFDHGRELAAHWAAHTDVKPFKCPRCERDFNAPALLERHKLTHDLQGPGAPPAQAWAAGPGAGPETAGEGTAAEAGDAPLASDRRLLLGPAGGGVPKLGGLLPEGGGEAPAPAAAAEPSEDTLYQCDCGTFFASAAALASHLEAHSGPATYGCGHCGALYAALAALEEHRRVSHGEGGGEEAAAAAREREPASGEPPSGSGRGKKIFGCSECEKLFRSPRDLERHVLVHTGEKPFPCLECGKFFRHECYLKRHRLLHGTERPFPCHICGKGFITLSNLSRHLKLHRGMD; encoded by the exons ATGGAGGATAACCATATTCTGAGGCTAATGCAAGAGAGATCTGAAGCAGTCTGGATCGGGGATGGGGTCAGGGATGGTTTTCTGGAGAAAAAGGCGAGGAATGATCTGCCTCTGGGGTCCGAGGCTTTCCGGATCCAGGGAACAAGATGTGTACTTTCAAGGAAGCAAAGCAGGCTTTGGAGGAACTGGAGGAAGGCCAATGTGACTGGAGCACGGAGAAGCAGAAAGTGTGGCTCAGGAGAAGTCTGGAGAGTGCCGGACCCTGGAAATACAGCT GTCGTccacactggtgagaaaccctacTGCTGCCTGGTCTGCGAGCTCCGCTTCTCctcacgctccagcctgggccgccACCTCAAGCGCCAGCACCGTGGGgttctcccctctcccctgcagCCCGGCCCTGGCCTGCCCGCCTTGAGTGCGCCCTGCTCCGTCTGCTGCAATGTGGGGCCCTGCTCGGTGTGCGGGGGCTCAGGGGCCGGCGGCGGAGAGGGCCCCGAGGGGGCAGGTGCGGGTCTGGCCAGCTGGGGGCTGGCAGAGGCCGCCGCTGCGGCCGCGGCCTCCTTGCCCCCATTTGCGTGCGGCGCCTGCGCGCGGCGCTTCGACCACGGCCGCGAGCTGGCGGCCCACTGGGCAGCGCACACCGACGTGAAGCCCTTCAAGTGCCCGCGCTGCGAGCGCGACTTCAACGCGCCCGCGCTGCTGGAGCGGCACAAGCTGACGCACGACCTGCAGGGCCCGGGCGCGCCTCCAGCGCAGGCCTGGGCCGCGGGGCCGGGCGCAGGGCCCGAGACGGCGGGCGAAGGCACCGCTGCGGAGGCGGGAGACGCTCCTCTGGCTTCGGACCGCAGGCTGCTCCTGGGCCCCGCGGGGGGCGGCGTGCCCAAGCTCGGGGGGCTGCTCCCCGAGGGCGGTGGGGAGGCGCCTGCACCTGCGGCGGCCGCCGAGCCCTCGGAAGACACCCTGTACCAGTGCGACTGCGGGACCTTCTTTGCGTCGGCCGCGGCCCTGGCCAGTCACCTGGAGGCCCACTCGGGCCCGGCCACCTACGGCTGCGGCCACTGCGGGGCTCTGTACGCGGCGCTGGCCGCCTTGGAGGAGCACCGGCGGGTCAGCCACGGTGAGGGCGGCGGGGAGGAGGCAGCGGCCGCGGCCCGGGAAAGGGAACCGGCGTCCGGGGAACCCCCTTCTGGCTCCGGCCGCGGCAAGAAGATCttcggctgctccgagtgcgagAAGCTGTTCCGCTCGCCGCGAGACCTGGAGCGGCACGTGCTGGTGCACACTGGCGAGAAGCCGTTCCCGTGCCTGGAGTGCGGCAAGTTCTTCCGCCACGAGTGCTACCTCAAGCGCCACCGGCTGCTGCACGGCACCGAGCGGCCCTTCCCTTGCCACATCTGCGGCAAGGGCTTCATCACGCTCAGCAACCTCTCCAGGCACCTGAAGCTGCACCGGGGCATGGACTGA
- the FIZ1 gene encoding flt3-interacting zinc finger protein 1 isoform X2, translated as MDDVPAPTPAPAPPAAAAPRVPFHCSECGKSFRYRSDLRRHFARHTALKPHACPRCGKGFKHSFNLANHLRSHTGERPYRCSACPKGFRDSTGLLHHQVVHTGEKPYCCLVCELRFSSRSSLGRHLKRQHRGVLPSPLQPGPGLPALSAPCSVCCNVGPCSVCGGSGAGGGEGPEGAGAGLASWGLAEAAAAAAASLPPFACGACARRFDHGRELAAHWAAHTDVKPFKCPRCERDFNAPALLERHKLTHDLQGPGAPPAQAWAAGPGAGPETAGEGTAAEAGDAPLASDRRLLLGPAGGGVPKLGGLLPEGGGEAPAPAAAAEPSEDTLYQCDCGTFFASAAALASHLEAHSGPATYGCGHCGALYAALAALEEHRRVSHGEGGGEEAAAAAREREPASGEPPSGSGRGKKIFGCSECEKLFRSPRDLERHVLVHTGEKPFPCLECGKFFRHECYLKRHRLLHGTERPFPCHICGKGFITLSNLSRHLKLHRGMD; from the exons ATGGATGACGTCCCCGCCCCAACCCCTGCACCAGCACCGCCCGCCGCTGCCGCCCCCAGGGTCCCGTTTCACTGCAGTGAATGTGGCAAGAGCTTCCGCTACCGCTCAGACTTGCGGCGCCACTTTGCCCGGCACACAGCGCTCAAGCCCCACGCATGTCCGCGCTGCGGCAAGGGTTTCAAGCACAGCTTCAACCTAGCCAACCACCTGCGCTCGCACACCGGGGAGCGGCCCTACCGCTGCTCTGCCTGCCCCAAGGGGTTCCGCGACTCCACCGGCCTGCTGCACCACCAG GTCGTccacactggtgagaaaccctacTGCTGCCTGGTCTGCGAGCTCCGCTTCTCctcacgctccagcctgggccgccACCTCAAGCGCCAGCACCGTGGGgttctcccctctcccctgcagCCCGGCCCTGGCCTGCCCGCCTTGAGTGCGCCCTGCTCCGTCTGCTGCAATGTGGGGCCCTGCTCGGTGTGCGGGGGCTCAGGGGCCGGCGGCGGAGAGGGCCCCGAGGGGGCAGGTGCGGGTCTGGCCAGCTGGGGGCTGGCAGAGGCCGCCGCTGCGGCCGCGGCCTCCTTGCCCCCATTTGCGTGCGGCGCCTGCGCGCGGCGCTTCGACCACGGCCGCGAGCTGGCGGCCCACTGGGCAGCGCACACCGACGTGAAGCCCTTCAAGTGCCCGCGCTGCGAGCGCGACTTCAACGCGCCCGCGCTGCTGGAGCGGCACAAGCTGACGCACGACCTGCAGGGCCCGGGCGCGCCTCCAGCGCAGGCCTGGGCCGCGGGGCCGGGCGCAGGGCCCGAGACGGCGGGCGAAGGCACCGCTGCGGAGGCGGGAGACGCTCCTCTGGCTTCGGACCGCAGGCTGCTCCTGGGCCCCGCGGGGGGCGGCGTGCCCAAGCTCGGGGGGCTGCTCCCCGAGGGCGGTGGGGAGGCGCCTGCACCTGCGGCGGCCGCCGAGCCCTCGGAAGACACCCTGTACCAGTGCGACTGCGGGACCTTCTTTGCGTCGGCCGCGGCCCTGGCCAGTCACCTGGAGGCCCACTCGGGCCCGGCCACCTACGGCTGCGGCCACTGCGGGGCTCTGTACGCGGCGCTGGCCGCCTTGGAGGAGCACCGGCGGGTCAGCCACGGTGAGGGCGGCGGGGAGGAGGCAGCGGCCGCGGCCCGGGAAAGGGAACCGGCGTCCGGGGAACCCCCTTCTGGCTCCGGCCGCGGCAAGAAGATCttcggctgctccgagtgcgagAAGCTGTTCCGCTCGCCGCGAGACCTGGAGCGGCACGTGCTGGTGCACACTGGCGAGAAGCCGTTCCCGTGCCTGGAGTGCGGCAAGTTCTTCCGCCACGAGTGCTACCTCAAGCGCCACCGGCTGCTGCACGGCACCGAGCGGCCCTTCCCTTGCCACATCTGCGGCAAGGGCTTCATCACGCTCAGCAACCTCTCCAGGCACCTGAAGCTGCACCGGGGCATGGACTGA
- the FIZ1 gene encoding flt3-interacting zinc finger protein 1 isoform X1, whose amino-acid sequence MTGSAMWRGSYEEREPPHTTVFPATMDDVPAPTPAPAPPAAAAPRVPFHCSECGKSFRYRSDLRRHFARHTALKPHACPRCGKGFKHSFNLANHLRSHTGERPYRCSACPKGFRDSTGLLHHQVVHTGEKPYCCLVCELRFSSRSSLGRHLKRQHRGVLPSPLQPGPGLPALSAPCSVCCNVGPCSVCGGSGAGGGEGPEGAGAGLASWGLAEAAAAAAASLPPFACGACARRFDHGRELAAHWAAHTDVKPFKCPRCERDFNAPALLERHKLTHDLQGPGAPPAQAWAAGPGAGPETAGEGTAAEAGDAPLASDRRLLLGPAGGGVPKLGGLLPEGGGEAPAPAAAAEPSEDTLYQCDCGTFFASAAALASHLEAHSGPATYGCGHCGALYAALAALEEHRRVSHGEGGGEEAAAAAREREPASGEPPSGSGRGKKIFGCSECEKLFRSPRDLERHVLVHTGEKPFPCLECGKFFRHECYLKRHRLLHGTERPFPCHICGKGFITLSNLSRHLKLHRGMD is encoded by the exons ATGACGGGGAGCGCTATGTGGAGGGGATCCTACGAGGAG AGAGAGCCCCCACATACCACTGTATTCCCCGCCACGATGGATGACGTCCCCGCCCCAACCCCTGCACCAGCACCGCCCGCCGCTGCCGCCCCCAGGGTCCCGTTTCACTGCAGTGAATGTGGCAAGAGCTTCCGCTACCGCTCAGACTTGCGGCGCCACTTTGCCCGGCACACAGCGCTCAAGCCCCACGCATGTCCGCGCTGCGGCAAGGGTTTCAAGCACAGCTTCAACCTAGCCAACCACCTGCGCTCGCACACCGGGGAGCGGCCCTACCGCTGCTCTGCCTGCCCCAAGGGGTTCCGCGACTCCACCGGCCTGCTGCACCACCAG GTCGTccacactggtgagaaaccctacTGCTGCCTGGTCTGCGAGCTCCGCTTCTCctcacgctccagcctgggccgccACCTCAAGCGCCAGCACCGTGGGgttctcccctctcccctgcagCCCGGCCCTGGCCTGCCCGCCTTGAGTGCGCCCTGCTCCGTCTGCTGCAATGTGGGGCCCTGCTCGGTGTGCGGGGGCTCAGGGGCCGGCGGCGGAGAGGGCCCCGAGGGGGCAGGTGCGGGTCTGGCCAGCTGGGGGCTGGCAGAGGCCGCCGCTGCGGCCGCGGCCTCCTTGCCCCCATTTGCGTGCGGCGCCTGCGCGCGGCGCTTCGACCACGGCCGCGAGCTGGCGGCCCACTGGGCAGCGCACACCGACGTGAAGCCCTTCAAGTGCCCGCGCTGCGAGCGCGACTTCAACGCGCCCGCGCTGCTGGAGCGGCACAAGCTGACGCACGACCTGCAGGGCCCGGGCGCGCCTCCAGCGCAGGCCTGGGCCGCGGGGCCGGGCGCAGGGCCCGAGACGGCGGGCGAAGGCACCGCTGCGGAGGCGGGAGACGCTCCTCTGGCTTCGGACCGCAGGCTGCTCCTGGGCCCCGCGGGGGGCGGCGTGCCCAAGCTCGGGGGGCTGCTCCCCGAGGGCGGTGGGGAGGCGCCTGCACCTGCGGCGGCCGCCGAGCCCTCGGAAGACACCCTGTACCAGTGCGACTGCGGGACCTTCTTTGCGTCGGCCGCGGCCCTGGCCAGTCACCTGGAGGCCCACTCGGGCCCGGCCACCTACGGCTGCGGCCACTGCGGGGCTCTGTACGCGGCGCTGGCCGCCTTGGAGGAGCACCGGCGGGTCAGCCACGGTGAGGGCGGCGGGGAGGAGGCAGCGGCCGCGGCCCGGGAAAGGGAACCGGCGTCCGGGGAACCCCCTTCTGGCTCCGGCCGCGGCAAGAAGATCttcggctgctccgagtgcgagAAGCTGTTCCGCTCGCCGCGAGACCTGGAGCGGCACGTGCTGGTGCACACTGGCGAGAAGCCGTTCCCGTGCCTGGAGTGCGGCAAGTTCTTCCGCCACGAGTGCTACCTCAAGCGCCACCGGCTGCTGCACGGCACCGAGCGGCCCTTCCCTTGCCACATCTGCGGCAAGGGCTTCATCACGCTCAGCAACCTCTCCAGGCACCTGAAGCTGCACCGGGGCATGGACTGA
- the ZNF524 gene encoding zinc finger protein 524 isoform X1, whose amino-acid sequence MLITGTGQPFSRSSSFAGSSAQTQAPHCSMDIPSPDPLPSPLPGEEEKPLALPPPVPRGRRGRRPGGATSSNRTLKASLPRKRGRPPKSGQEPPLVQVQGGTAPVGSSGGSDLLLIDDQGVPYTVSEGSAAGPEGSGPRKAPHFCPVCLRAFPYLSDLERHSISHSELKPHQCKVCGKTFKRSSHLRRHCNIHAGLRPFRCPLCPRRFREAGELAHHHRVHSGERPYQCPICRLRFTEANTLRRHAKRKHPEAMGVPLCAPDPGSEPPWDEEGIPATAGAEEEEETEGKGEPA is encoded by the exons ATGTTAATTACGGGCACTGGGCAGCCATTTTCCCGCTCCTCATCGTTCG CTGGCTCCAGTGCCCAGACCCAAGCCCCCCACTGCTCAATGGACATCCCCAGCCCAGACCCGTTGCCTTCGCCTTTGCCCGGGGAGGAAGAGAAACCTCTGGCCTTACCTCCTCCTGTTCCCCGGGGCCGCCGAGGCCGTCGTCCTGGGGGAGCCACCTCCTCAAATCGGACACTCAAGGCCTCCCTCCCTCGCAAGCGGGGCCGCCCCCCCAAGTCAGGGCAGGAGCCCCCACTGGTGCAGGTGCAGGGGGGGACAGCCCCAGTAGGCAGCAGTGGCGGGAGCGACCTCCTCCTGATCGATGATCAGGGTGTGCCCTATACGGTCTCTGAAGGTTCAGCGGCTGGGCCTGAGGGCTCTGGCCCCAGGAAGGCCCCACACTTCTGCCCGGTGTGCCTGCGGGCCTTCCCCTACCTCTCCGACCTGGAGCGCCACAGCATCTCGCACTCAGAGCTGAAGCCGCACCAGTGCAAGGTTTGCGGCAAGACCTTCAAGCGCTCCAGCCACCTGCGGCGGCACTGCAACATCCATGCCGGCCTGCGGCCCTTCCGCTGCCCGCTGTGCCCCCGCCGCTTCCGCGAGGCGGGCGAGCTGGCGCACCACCACCGTGTGCACTCGGGGGAGCGCCCGTACCAGTGCCCCATCTGCCGGCTGCGCTTTACAGAGGCCAACACGCTCCGGCGCCATGCCAAGCGCAAGCACCCGGAGGCCATGGGGGTACCCCTGTGTGCACCAGATCCAGGGTCTGAACCGCCGTGGGACGAGGAGGGCATCCCGGCCACAGCAGGGGccgaggaagaggaggagacagagggGAAGGGGGAGCCGGCCTGA
- the ZNF524 gene encoding zinc finger protein 524 isoform X2, producing the protein MDIPSPDPLPSPLPGEEEKPLALPPPVPRGRRGRRPGGATSSNRTLKASLPRKRGRPPKSGQEPPLVQVQGGTAPVGSSGGSDLLLIDDQGVPYTVSEGSAAGPEGSGPRKAPHFCPVCLRAFPYLSDLERHSISHSELKPHQCKVCGKTFKRSSHLRRHCNIHAGLRPFRCPLCPRRFREAGELAHHHRVHSGERPYQCPICRLRFTEANTLRRHAKRKHPEAMGVPLCAPDPGSEPPWDEEGIPATAGAEEEEETEGKGEPA; encoded by the coding sequence ATGGACATCCCCAGCCCAGACCCGTTGCCTTCGCCTTTGCCCGGGGAGGAAGAGAAACCTCTGGCCTTACCTCCTCCTGTTCCCCGGGGCCGCCGAGGCCGTCGTCCTGGGGGAGCCACCTCCTCAAATCGGACACTCAAGGCCTCCCTCCCTCGCAAGCGGGGCCGCCCCCCCAAGTCAGGGCAGGAGCCCCCACTGGTGCAGGTGCAGGGGGGGACAGCCCCAGTAGGCAGCAGTGGCGGGAGCGACCTCCTCCTGATCGATGATCAGGGTGTGCCCTATACGGTCTCTGAAGGTTCAGCGGCTGGGCCTGAGGGCTCTGGCCCCAGGAAGGCCCCACACTTCTGCCCGGTGTGCCTGCGGGCCTTCCCCTACCTCTCCGACCTGGAGCGCCACAGCATCTCGCACTCAGAGCTGAAGCCGCACCAGTGCAAGGTTTGCGGCAAGACCTTCAAGCGCTCCAGCCACCTGCGGCGGCACTGCAACATCCATGCCGGCCTGCGGCCCTTCCGCTGCCCGCTGTGCCCCCGCCGCTTCCGCGAGGCGGGCGAGCTGGCGCACCACCACCGTGTGCACTCGGGGGAGCGCCCGTACCAGTGCCCCATCTGCCGGCTGCGCTTTACAGAGGCCAACACGCTCCGGCGCCATGCCAAGCGCAAGCACCCGGAGGCCATGGGGGTACCCCTGTGTGCACCAGATCCAGGGTCTGAACCGCCGTGGGACGAGGAGGGCATCCCGGCCACAGCAGGGGccgaggaagaggaggagacagagggGAAGGGGGAGCCGGCCTGA
- the ZNF865 gene encoding zinc finger protein 865, which produces MEANPAGSGAGGGGSSGIGGEDGVHFQSYPFDFLEFLNHQRFEPMELYGEHAKAVAALPCAPGPPPQPPPQPPPPQYDYPPQSTFKPKAEVPSSSSSSSSSSSSSSSSSSSSSSSQAKKPDPPLPPAFGAPPPPLFDAAFPTPQWGIVDLSGHQHLFGNLKRGGPASGPGVTPGLGAPAGAPGPLPAPSQTPPGPPAAAACDPTKDDKGYFRRLKYLMERRFPCGVCQKSFKQSSHLVQHMLVHSGERPYECGVCGRTYNHVSSLIRHRRCHKDVPPAAGGPPQPGPQLPPLGLPAPAASAATAAAPSTVSSGPPATPVAPAPSADGSTAPAGVGVPPPATGGGDGPFACPLCWKVFKKPSHLHQHQIIHTGEKPFSCSVCSKSFNRRESLKRHVKTHSADLLRLPCGICGKAFRDASYLLKHQAAHAGAGAGGPRPVYPCDLCGKSYSAPQSLLRHKAAHAPPAAAAEAPKDGAASAPQPPPTFPPGPYLLPPDPPTTDSEKAAAAAAAVVYGAVPVPLLGAHPLLLGGAGTSGAGGSGASVPGKTFCCGICGRGFGRRETLKRHERIHTGEKPHQCPVCGKRFRESFHLSKHHVVHTRERPYKCELCGKVFGYPQSLTRHRQVHRLQLPCALAGAAGLPSTQGTPGACGPGASGTSAGPTDGLSYACSDCGEHFPDLFHVMSHKEVHMAEKPYGCDACGKTFGFIENLMWHKLVHQAAPERLLPPAPGGLQPPDGSSGTDAASVLDNGLAGEVGAAVAALAGVSGGEDAGGAAVAGAGGGASSGPERFSCATCGQSFKHFLGLVTHKYVHLVRRTLGCGLCGQSFAGAYDLLLHRRSHRQKRGFRCPVCGKRFWEAALLMRHQRCHTEQRPYRCGVCGRGFLRSWYLRQHRVVHTGERAFKCGVCAKRFAQSSSLAEHRRLHAVARPQRCSACGKTFRYRSNLLEHQRLHLGERAYRCEHCGKGFFYLSSVLRHQRAHEPPRPELRCPACLKAFKDPGYFRKHLAAHQGGRPFRCSSCGEGFANTYGLKKHRLAHKAENLGGPGAGAGTLAGKDA; this is translated from the coding sequence ATGGAGGCGAACCCAGCGGGCAGCGGCGCCGGGGGTGGCGGGAGCAGCGGCATCGGGGGCGAGGACGGGGTGCACTTCCAGAGCTACCCCTTCGACTTCCTGGAATTCCTCAACCACCAGCGCTTCGAGCCCATGGAGCTGTATGGGGAACACGCCAAGGCGGTGGCGGCCCTGCCCTGCGCCCCCGGTCCCCCGCCGCAGCCCCCGCCGCAGCCCCCTCCCCCGCAGTATGACTACCCGCCCCAGTCCACCTTCAAGCCCAAGGCGGAGGtgccctcctcgtcctcctcctcctcctcctcctcctcttcctcctcgtcGTCCTCCtcgtcctcttcctcttcccaagCCAAGAAGCCCGACCCGCCCCTGCCGCCCGCCTTCGGGgcgccccctcctcccctctttgACGCTGCTTTCCCCACTCCGCAGTGGGGCATCGTGGACCTCTCGGGACACCAGCACTTGTTTGGGAACCTGAAGCGAGGAGGGCCCGCGTCCGGGCCGGGGGTGACTCCTGGGCTGGGCGCTCCCGCGGGGGCCCCAGGGCCGCTTCCTGCCCCCTCGCAGACCCCGCCAGGACCCCCCGCGGCGGCGGCCTGCGACCCCACCAAGGACGACAAGGGCTACTTCCGGAGACTGAAGTACCTGATGGAGCGGCGCTTCCCCTGCGGCGTGTGCCAGAAGTCCTTCAAGCAGTCCTCGCACCTGGTCCAGCACATGCTGGTGCACTCGGGGGAGAGGCCCTACGAATGCGGCGTCTGCGGCCGCACCTACAACCACGTGTCCAGCCTCATCCGCCACCGCCGCTGCCACAAGGACGTGCCACCGGCCGCGGGGGGCCCGCCTCAGCCCGGCCCCCAGCTCCCGCCGCTGGGCCTCCCAGCACCCGCTGCCAGCGCTGCCACCGCCGCCGCCCCTTCCACGGTGTCCTCGGGCCCTCCAGCCACGCCCGTGGCGCCTGCCCCCTCCGCAGACGGGAGCACCGCCCCTGCTGGTGTTGGGGTGCCCCCTCCTGCCACCGGGGGTGGCGATGGCCCGTTCGCCTGCCCACTCTGCTGGAAGGTTTTCAAGAAGCCCAGTCACCTCCACCAGCACCAGATCATCCACACGGGCGAGAAGCCCTTCTCCTGCTCCGTGTGCAGCAAAAGCTTCAACCGCAGGGAGAGTCTGAAGCGCCACGTGAAGACGCACTCGGCCGACCTCCTGCGCCTGCCCTGCGGCATCTGCGGGAAGGCCTTCCGCGACGCCTCCTACCTCCTCAAGCACCAGGCGGCCCACGCGGGGGCGGGCGCCGGGGGGCCTCGGCCCGTGTACCCCTGCGACCTGTGCGGCAAGTCCTACTCGGCGCCGCAGAGCCTGCTCCGCCACAAGGCCGCCCACGCCCCGCCCGCTGCCGCTGCGGAGGCGCCCAAGGACGGGGCGGCCTCGGCCCCGCAGCCCCCGCCCACCTTCCCCCCGGGCCCGTACCTCCTGCCCCCCGACCCTCCCACCACAGACAGCGAGAaggcggcggcggccgcggcggcGGTGGTGTACGGCGCTGTGCCCGTCCCGCTCCTGGGCGCCCACCCGCTGCTGCTCGGCGGCGCGGGGACCAGCGGGGCGGGAGGCTCGGGCGCCAGCGTCCCGGGAAAGACGTTCTGCTGCGGCATCTGCGGGCGCGGCTTCGGGCGCCGCGAGACCCTGAAGCGCCATGAGCGCATCCACACGGGCGAGAAGCCCCACCAGTGCCCCGTGTGTGGGAAGCGCTTCCGCGAATCCTTCCACTTGAGCAAGCATCACGTGGTGCACACGCGCGAGCGGCCCTACAAGTGCGAGCTCTGCGGCAAGGTCTTCGGCTACCCGCAGAGCCTCACCCGCCACCGCCAGGTGCACCGGCTCCAGCTGCCCTGCGCTCTGGCCGGGGCAGCCGGCCTCCCCTCCACCCAAGGCACACCGGGGGCCTGTGGGCCCGGGGCCTCGGGCACGTCTGCGGGGCCCACCGATGGGCTGAGCTACGCCTGCTCGGACTGCGGCGAGCACTTCCCGGATCTCTTTCACGTCATGAGTCACAAGGAGGTCCACATGGCAGAGAAGCCATACGGCTGCGACGCCTGCGGCAAGACCTTCGGCTTCATTGAGAACCTCATGTGGCACAAGCTGGTCCACCAGGCCGCCCCCGAGCGCCTGCTCCCGCCCGCACCCGGCGGCCTGCAGCCCCCGGACGGCTCCAGCGGCACGGATGCGGCCAGCGTGCTGGACAACGGGCTGGCGGGGGAGGTGGGGGCGGCCGTGGCGGCACTGGCAGGGGTGTCTGGGGGTGAGGACGCAGGCGGGGCGGCGGTGGCAGGTGCTGGCGGGGGTGCCAGTTCCGGCCCCGAGCGCTTCAGCTGTGCCACGTGCGGCCAGAGTTTCAAGCACTTCCTGGGCCTCGTGACTCACAAGTACGTGCACCTGGTGCGACGGACCCTGGGCTGCGGCCTCTGCGGCCAGAGCTTCGCGGGCGCCTACGACTTGCTCCTACACCGCCGCAGCCATCGGCAGAAGCGGGGTTTCCGCTGCCCGGTGTGCGGGAAGCGCTTCTGGGAGGCGGCCCTGCTGATGCGCCACCAGCGCTGCCACACGGAACAGCGGCCGTACCGATGTGGCGTGTGCGGCCGAGGCTTCCTGCGCTCCTGGTACCTGCGGCAGCACCGCGTGGTGCACACTGGCGAGCGGGCCTTCAAGTGCGGCGTGTGCGCCAAGCGCTTCGCGCAGTCGTCCAGCCTGGCAGAGCACCGGCGGCTGCACGCTGTGGCCCGGCCCCAGCGCTGCAGCGCCTGTGGCAAGACCTTCCGCTACCGCTCCAACCTGCTGGAGCACCAGCGGCTGCACCTGGGCGAGCGCGCCTACCGCTGTGAGCACTGCGGCAAGGGCTTCTTCTACCTGAGCTCCGTGCTGCGCCACCAGCGCGCCCATGAGCCGCCGCGGCCCGAGCTCCGCTGCCCCGCCTGCCTCAAGGCCTTCAAGGATCCCGGCTACTTCCGTAAGCACCTGGCTGCCCACCAGGGCGGCCGGCCCTTCCGCTGCTCCTCCTGCGGCGAGGGCTTCGCCAACACCTACGGCCTCAAGAAACACCGCCTGGCGCACAAGGCCGAGAACCTCGGGGGGCCTGGAGCAGGGGCGGGCACCTTGGCCGGGAAGGATGCCTGA